A genome region from Fusarium musae strain F31 chromosome 5, whole genome shotgun sequence includes the following:
- a CDS encoding hypothetical protein (EggNog:ENOG41~MEROPS:MER0015112), with the protein MSSTILTNGRFIGDDDSYRECMIIEGSKIAYVGSTDDKRVQDAKSQGAEILDLDNRVVLPGFIDSHVHLLFFGLSQQKLDLGGCKSLQEIRQRITDFAAANPDLPKILCRGWLQSATDGIALASMIDDIDPRPIFIDSNDLHSAWCNTAALKELPIDEIKSKCPEHITCDEDGKPTGLLAELAVTAFIWPFLIQSLSMEDKLEALERAVEAYSAEGYTGVIDMAMDQVAWEALQTLRERKGINLHIAAHWFLAYEADEKALDEQIQKAIDMHSKFHPSKSPEFCIVGVKLISDGTVDGCTAALSYPYGESTDLVEPLWPGEAMNRVLSQITKAGMQCAIHAIGDVAVSQAISAIASTNNPTARHRIEHLEMATPEDALRLGSLGITASVQPVHSDPAILEGYEKLVKPSAWKHCFPYKECLDGQANVAIGTDAPTARHLPFPNLYNATTRKSALEPERETVTNGDSALTLEQAIRGATYGAAYSRFAEGWTGRLEKGLRADFMILPRVVEVDDLLEMKVDETWFGGERVYKK; encoded by the coding sequence ATGTCTTCAACAATTCTCACCAACGGTCGCTTCAtcggcgatgatgactcGTACCGAGAGTGCATGATCATCGAGGGATCTAAAATCGCTTACGTCGGATCTACAGACGACAAAAGAGTCCAAGACGCAAAGTCACAGGGCGCAGAAATTCTGGACCTTGATAACCGCGTCGTTCTCCCTGGGTTCATCGACAGTCACGTCCATCTTCTATTCTTCGGTCTTTCACAGCAGAAACTCGATCTCGGAGGCTGTAAGTCCCTACAAGAAATTCGACAACGGATAACAGActttgctgctgccaatCCTGACCTACCCAAGATTCTTTGCAGAGGATGGCTTCAGTCTGCCACAGATGGAATTGCTCTTGCGAGTATGATTGATGATATTGACCCACGACCTATTTTCATCGATTCAAACGATCTTCATTCAGCGTGGTGCAACACTGCTGCTTTGAAAGAACTCCCAattgatgagatcaagtcAAAGTGCCCTGAACATATCACATGCGACGAGGACGGCAAACCAACTGGACTCTTGGCAGAACTGGCTGTCACAGCATTTATCTGGCCCTTTCTGATCCAATCACTCTCAATGGAGGATAAGCTTGAAGCCCTGGAACGAGCTGTCGAAGCTTATTCTGCAGAGGGATACACTGGCGTTATCGACATGGCGATGGATCAAGTAGCTTGGGAAGCTTTGCAGACCTTACGAGAGAGGAAGGGCATCAATCTTCACATCGCAGCTCATTGGTTCCTTGCATACGAAGCAGATGAGAAGGCCCTCGATGAGCAGATCCAAAAAGCCATCGACATGCACAGCAAATTCCATCCTTCGAAATCGCCAGAATTCTGCATCGTCGGCGTCAAGCTCATAAGCGATGGTACAGTCGACGGCTGCACAGCCGCATTGTCATATCCATACGGCGAATCAACTGATCTGGTGGAACCTCTATGGCCCGGCGAGGCAATGAACCGCGTTTTATCACAGATCACAAAGGCCGGCATGCAATGTGCCATCCACGCCATCGGCGACGTAGCAGTCTCCCAAGCCATCTCCGCCATCGCAAGCACCAACAATCCCACCGCGCGCCACCGCATCGAACATCTAGAAATGGCCACCCCCGAAGACGCCCTCCGTCTCGGCAGTCTAGGCATCACCGCCTCCGTGCAACCCGTTCACAGCGACCCCGCCATTCTAGAAGGCTACGAAAAGCTCGTCAAACCCTCCGCGTGGAAACACTGCTTCCCATATAAAGAATGTCTCGACGGACAAGCAAACGTCGCGATTGGTACAGACGCCCCTACGGCGCGACACCTGCCGTTCCCGAATCTGTATAATGCTACGACGAGAAAGTCGGCGCTGGAGCCGGAGAGGGAGACAGTTACCAATGGGGATAGTGCGTTGACGTTGGAACAGGCTATTAGGGGGGCGACGTATGGGGCTGCGTATTCGAGATTTGCGGAGGGGTGGACGGGGAGATTGGAGAAGGGGTTGAGGGCGGATTTTATGATACTGCCGCGGGTTGTGGAAGTAGATGATTTGTTGGAGATGAAGGTTGATGAGACGTGGTTTGGGGGTGAGAGGGTTTATAAGAAGTAG
- a CDS encoding hypothetical protein (EggNog:ENOG41): MPVTKFSTPEKYEYLNGFDSFHESESIKGALPIGANSPQKPPYGLYAEKLSGTAFTAPRHENRQTWLYRILPSASHSTYKRFSDPSSPILKAKLNYEPQQLRWDPFDIDEKVDWVRGLKLVSGAGDPTVKSGLGIYVFAAGRDMDANTAMYSSDGEMLIVAQHGVLDIQTELGRLLVRPNEIAIIPRGVRYRVTLPEGPVRGYILELYQGHFQLPELGPIGSNCLANPRDFQIPVADFDEDTKIYPYKYDLGRFSVIGSTSFDHPDPSIFTVLTGPSDHPGTAIADFVIFPPRWLVQEDTFRPPWYHRNTMSEFMGLICGQYDAKTGGGFQPAGASLHNIMSAHGPDADSFERASNAELKPVKVGEGSMAFMFESSLMLGITDWGLETCKKVQPDYNKHSWEELKVHFKRPS; encoded by the exons ATGCCTGTTACCAAGTTTTCTACGCCTGAGAAGTATGAGTACCTCAATGGCTTTGATTCGTTCCACGA ATCTGAGTCTATCAAGGGAGCTCTGCCGATAGGCGCAAACTCACCTCAAAAGCCCCCCTATGGCTTGTACGCTGAGAAACTCTCCGGCACAGCATTTACAGCTCCCCGCCATGAGAACCGTCAAACATGGCTGTACCGCATCCTCCCTTCCGCTTCACACTCGACATACAAGCGCTTTAGTGATCCCTCGTCCCCAATTCTCAAAGCAAAACTGAACTATGAGCCCCAGCAACTCCGCTGGGATCCCTTCGACATTGATGAAAAAGTCGATTGGGTTCGTGGTCTAAAGCTTGTATCCGGCGCAGGCGATCCCACCGTTAAATCCGGTCTAGGAATTTATGTCTTCGCCGCGGGTCGGGACATGGACGCCAACACAGCGATGTATTCATCTGACGGCGAGATGCTCATCGTTGCGCAACATGGAGTCCTGGATATCCAGACTGAATTGGGGCGACTGCTCGTGAGACCAAATGAGATTGCTATTATTCCTAGAGGAGTGAGATACAGAGTCACGCTGCCTGAGGGACCGGTGAGAGGGTATATCCTTGAGTTGTATCAGGGACACTTTCAACTACCGGAGCTTGGACCTATTGGATCGAATTGTCTGGCGAATCCGAGGGACTTTCAGATTCCTGTTGCGGATTTTGATGAGGATACAAAGA TCTACCCCTACAAATACGACCTAGGCCGCTTCTCCGTCATCGGCAGCACATCCTTCGACCACCCCGACCCCTCAATCTTCACCGTCCTAACCGGTCCCTCCGACCATCCCGGCACCGCCATCGCCGACTTTGTAATCTTCCCCCCGCGGTGGCTCGTGCAAGAAGATACATTCCGCCCACCCTGGTACCACCGAAACACCATGTCCGAGTTCATGGGTCTCATCTGCGGCCAATACGATGCCAAGACCGGCGGTGGATTTCAACCTGCGGGAGCTAGTCTGCATAATATCATGTCAGCTCATGGCCCGGATGCTGATTCTTTTGAGAGGGCGAGTAATGCGGAGTTGAAGCCGGTTAAGGTTGGGGAGGGGAGTATGGCGTTTATGTTTGAGAGTAGTTTGATGTTGGGGATTACAGATTGGGGGCTGGAGACTTGTAAGAAGGTGCAGCCGGATTATAATAAGCATAGTTgggaggagctcaaggtgCACTTCAAGAGGCCATCTTAG
- a CDS encoding hypothetical protein (EggNog:ENOG41): protein MSGKITRVTLFKIPKPEDQQHLIDLYKQMPQKATKDGKPYIVSVQAGKAKADQRSQGFTIVAISTFASQEDFNYYDTQCAAHLELRTFAKSVNEGVAMIYFENEIV, encoded by the exons atgtctggcAAAATCACCCGCGTCAccctcttcaagatccccAAACCAGAGGATCAACAACACCTCATCGATCTGTACAAACAAATGCCCCAAAAGGCCACAAAG GACGGAAAACCATACATCGTCTCAGTCCAAGCTGGAAAAGCCAAGGCAGACCAGCGCTCGCAAGGCTTCACAATCGTAGCAATCTCAACATTCGCTTCGCAGGAGGACTTTAACTACTACGACACCCAATGCGCTGCACATCTTGAACTAAGGACTTTTGCGAAGAGTGTTAACGAGGGTGTGGCGATGATTTACTTTGAGAACGAGATTGTATAA
- a CDS encoding hypothetical protein (EggNog:ENOG41), whose translation MAEEHPVLKPKKRNSADAESVGDTPAPRSKRGKYTSVACSQNIQALNHQLSELRQQMSDLVGVVRELKDQNQNNHQTLPHDASTVSSHNIVTHSPASTHRGEMPKQPQFVGPTRSAFGILVSERSLNRMGVPKFDSMPPSGAQSPIEPALDSINDLSFWHCCTASDITKYLVNFQEEVESVYPFIDIAEYIAQSKEILQAIRGGGGFEDEGRVSGKDIDIAKVAISTGILLEEPSKLELATAIVDSVQTNVSSILSPQVDLKEVQLLAMLNAWLVVDIAQDTIQVLVHLHATTDIYKRQQNVFNYFLLSALAVIFLAVCHAPEIFSVPCKRTFSDGVELVRGLSRHNIVSKRLWKSIRGMIPRMNTFGFPQNGEDGEPRKDDENGVTAEQSVPQVDANAEEHAPMAMPDNDAFSFGDMMFGDADVANSVPDMFQMSESLLNLFNAFGEGQQFLHPVPSTFSEEGEYAMAAEQGKDISMRFQGLI comes from the exons ATGGCTGAAGAGCACCCGGTACTAAAGCCGAAAAAGCGGAACTCGGCCGATGCTGAGAGCGTTGGTGATACACCTGCTCCACGGAGTAAGAGGGGCAAATACACCTCTGTTGCTTG TAGTCAGAATATTCAAGCTCTGAATCATCAATTATCAGAGCTTCGTCAACAAATGTCAGATCTCGTCGGCGTCGTCCGCGAGCTCAAAGACCAGAACCAAAACAACCACCAAACTCTTCCCCACGATGCCTCAACCGTATCATCCCACAACATAGTAACCCACTCCCCCGCCAGCACGCACCGCGGCGAAATGCCCAAACAGCCTCAATTTGTCGGTCCAACACGCTCCGCATTCGGAATCCTCGTAAGCGAACGCTCCCTCAATAGAATGGGCGTTCCCAAATTCGACTCCATGCCGCCCAGCGGTGCACAATCGCCCATCGAACCAGCCCTCGACAGCATTAACGACCTAAGTTTCTGGCACTGCTGCACGGCGAGTGATATCACGAAATATCTTGTTAATTtccaggaggaggttgagtCTGTGTATCCGTTTATTGATATTGCGGAGTATATCGCGCAGAGCAAGGAGATATTGCAGGCTATTCGTGGGGGCGGGGggtttgaggatgaggggAGGGTTAGTGGGAAGGATATTGATATTGCGAAAGTGGCGATATCGACGGGGATTCTGCTTGAGGAGCCGAGTAAGCTCGAGTTGGCGACGGCGATTGTGGATTCGGTGCAGACGAATGTGTCGAGCATTCTGAGTCCACAGGTTGATTTGAAGGAAGTTCAGCTATTGGCGATGCTG AATGCATGGTTGGTCGTCGATATAGCGCAGGATACGATCCAAGTTCTGGTTCATCTGCATGCTACGACGGATATCTACAAGCGACAGCAGAATgtctttaattactttctaCTCAGTGCTTTGGCGGTTATTTTCCTAGCTGTGTGTCACGCCCCAGAGATCTTCTCCGTGCCGTGCAAGCGCACATTCTCAGATGGCGTTGAACTAGTGCGAGGATTATCACGGCACAATATTGTGAGCAAAAGACTTTGGAAGAGCATTCGCGGTATGATTCCCCGAATGAACACTTTCGGCTTTCCTCAAAAcggtgaagatggcgagcCTCGAAAAGACGATGAAAACGGGGTTACAGCTGAGCAAAGTGTTCCGCAAGTCGACGCCAACGCTGAAGAGCACGCCCCCATGGCAATGCCCGACAACGACGCCTTTTCCTTCGGCGACATGATGTTCGGCGACGCAGACGTCGCAAACTCCGTCCCTGACATGTTCCAAATGAGCGAATCCCtgctcaacctcttcaacgCATTCGGCGAGGGTCAGCAATTCTTACATCCCGTTCCCAGCACATTCAGCGAAGAAGGAGAGTACGCTATGGCAGCAGAGCAAGGAAAGGATATATCAATGAGATTCCAAGGGTTAATATAA
- a CDS encoding hypothetical protein (EggNog:ENOG41): MPLTVHHLQVSQSERIPWLCEELGIQYELKQYKRSPLLAPADFKALHPMGAAPVITDGATTLAESCACMEYISHKYANGSLFLPPSHPAYADFLYWWHYVDGTLQTALGRIMLIRSAKLSDDNPVVQFGKVKSRQALKLLDERVKNNEWLAGEEFTAADIMVVFPLTTMRYFSPYGLEEYPNVLKYLGRIAGREGFKKTMEKIDNSMELSMGASPPQSPFKL; the protein is encoded by the coding sequence ATGCCTCTCACAGTTCATCACCTCCAAGTCTCCCAGTCAGAGCGCATCCCCTGGCTTTGCGAAGAACTCGGCATCCAGTATGAACTCAAGCAGTACAAACGCTCTCCCCTCCTCGCACCCGCCGACTTCAAGGCTCTTCACCCCATGGGCGCCGCCCCCGTCATAACAGACGGCGCAACAACCCTCGCCGAGAGCTGCGCATGCATGGAATACATCAGCCACAAATACGCCAACGGCTCTCTCTTCCTGCCCCCAAGTCACCCAGCGTACGCTGATTTCCTGTACTGGTGGCACTACGTCGACGGAACCCTCCAAACTGCCCTAGGTCGAATCATGCTCATTCGTTCTGCCAAGTTGAGCGATGATAATCCTGTTGTGCAGTTTGGCAAAGTCAAATCGAGACAGGCGCTCAAGTTGTTGGATGAGCGGGTTAAGAATAATGAGTGGCTCGCGGGCGAGGAGTTTACGGCTGCTGATATCATGGTTGTGTTTCCGCTCACGACGATGAGATACTTTTCGCCGTATGGGCTGGAGGAGTATCCTAATGTTTTGAAGTATCTTGGACGAATTGCGGGGAGGGAGGGGTTTAAGAAGACGATGGAAAAGATTGATAACAGTATGGAGTTGTCAATGGGTGCGAGCCCGCCTCAGAGTCCTTTCAAGCTATGA
- a CDS encoding hypothetical protein (EggNog:ENOG41) has translation MANGVCSGSIFAELIRGLNLWSSVVSVVRSEVDLDSRLQEIFRVENDISSWWNKVPVAFKLDASTISIIPRKDLPKIILTNLTYHQSLCALHSSIVPLFCWSKGDRTYSSARQLSAQVAFDHAGAISSLISAILTTDYPLSSMPIFVAYAAYSSCAIQIPFLWCSEISVRERAQSNIDANVKIIQGMSSYWKLASLLQLYVRCLYDAHKRNPPVISGEPKYMDISALVDFDVDATLAKSSILQFAGMLRSDEDGYVKAGNETSDPTVPKGGDASSDRQTPDRTANTSDPNTILPPTPTQFCSGPSEWPALDIFNSLIDADMAGLFSIDDNFDLSFLDADQNSWDFGVDLEIP, from the exons ATGGCGAATGGAGTTTGCTCGGGAAGTATTTTTGCAGAGCTCATACGAGGTCTTAATCTCTG GTCCTCTGTCGTGTCTGTTGTTAGATCCGAGGTTGATCTTGATTCGCGGCTCCAAGAAATCTTTAGGGTTGAGAACGATATCTCATCGTGGTGGAACAAGGTTCCTGTGGCCTTTAAGCTCGATGCATCTACTATCTCGATCATACCGCGGAAGGATTTACCCAAGATCATTCTCACTAACCTGACCTATCATCAGTCCCTCTGCGCACTTCACTCTTCCATCGTTCCGCTCTTCTGCTGGTCGAAAGGTGACAGGACTTACTCATCAGCCAGACAACTATCCGCCCAAGTTGCCTTCGATCATGCTGGTGCAATCTCCAGTCTTATCTCCGCGATATTAACTACCGATTATCCGCTCAGTTCGATGCCGATATTTGTCGCATATGCAGCTTACTCGAGTTGTGCTATTCAGATCCCTTTTCTCTGGTGTTCCGAGATATCAGTTAGAGAGCGAGCTCAATCCAACATCGACGCCAACGTCAAGATCATACAGGGTATGTCGAGTTACTGGAAACTAGCTTCATTACTG CAACTCTACGTGCGCTGCCTTTATGACGCTCATAAACGCAACCCGCCAGTAATTTCTGGCGAACCAAAGTATATGGATATTTCGGCACTCGTTGACTTTGACGTTGATGCAACTCTTGCGAAATCGTCGATTTTACAGTTTGCTGGGATGTTGCGatctgatgaggatggataTGTCAAAGCTGGAAATGAGACCTCAGATCCCACCGTCCCCAAAGGTGGCGACGCGTCGTCTGATCGTCAAACTCCAGATCGCACGGCGAATACGAGCGACCCGAACACGATACTCCCGCCAACTCCGACCCAATTTTGCTCAGGGCCCAGCGAATGGCCAGCCTTGGACATATTCAACTCCCTCATCGATGCTGATATGGCTGGTCTTTTCTCCATCGACGACAATTTCGATTTATCGTTCTTAGATGCAGATCAAAACTCCTGGGACTTTGGCGTCGATCTGGAAATACCCTAG
- a CDS encoding hypothetical protein (EggNog:ENOG41), producing the protein MANAPGRPSKACDVCKKQKSRDLVPAVLSGNINAESVSNHAFFQGIAPSLVNTLVELYFDNVYQSTLLLHKATFLQSLTEQAVKPHILLSICAWGAK; encoded by the exons atggctaaTGCCCCGGGACGTCCGAGTAAAGCTTGCGATGTCTGTAAAAAGCAAAAG TCGAGGGATTTAGTCCCAGCTGTGCTGTCAGGTAATATCAACGCCGAGTCTGTATCAAACCATGCTTTCTTCCAGGGCATCGCCCCGTCTTTGGTCAATACCCTGGTTGAACTATACTTTGACAATGTCTATCAATCGACTCTTCTCTTACACAAGGCCACATTCCTGCAATCACTTACCGAGCAGGCCGTCAAGCCTCATATTCTTCTTAGCATCTGCGCCTGGGGCGCCAAGTAA
- a CDS encoding hypothetical protein (CAZy:GH43), whose protein sequence is MTLFSVLAFAALASAKWIVPGARWYDTDGNLFNAHAGGLCVDRESGKFYWFGEHKTEEQEEGGGISVYSSDDLATWESHGLALKPEEGHEFVSPESIIQRPKVLYSEETGKYHMWWHADDRNYSLLLQGLATSDNIAGPYKFQHAVSPLGNWSQDFGAFTDYKTGKSYALYSNGDKVEGRDVYVSEFNKNLTDVEKVTFRFNKYDFEAPTIIQTEKSYWTFMSHKTGYRPNNVVAMRADKLEGPWSQPFFVAPAYTRTFSTQSGFSWRIKGTKKTTYLYMADQWDLPSIWESRNVWLPIEIDEENKSLKIVWHDVYDLNVKTGEWKPIKGKTYPSKNAKFAGNAHLQEATFGTDHVIATGIYGNDSTATFTVEGQGGDQWVSFYHQNIDDMGFGDQPMGQPDRINGTWAVRRISSVVVNGDKEKVHTLWQKDTHKGIILSAPLLLPLKKGKNTITVGGLDNGKDVKGADLDRIVVYPPEKKKGKRSFLGIF, encoded by the exons ATGACGCTCTTCTCTGTCCTCGCATTCGCTGCGCTGGCGAGCGCAAAGTGGATTGTCCCCGGTGCACGTTGGTACGATACTGACGGAAACTTGTTCAACGCTCATGCAGGCGGTCTTTGCGTTGATAGGGAGAGCGGCAAGTTTTATTGGTTTGGTGAACATAAgactgaagagcaagaagagggCGGCGGTATTTCGGTCTATAGTTCTGATGACCTCGCTACATGGGAGTCTCACGGTTTAGCACTGA AACCTGAGGAGGGCCATGAGTTCGTGTCGCCAGAGAGCATTATCCAACGACCCAAAGTTCTCTACAGCGAAGAAACAGGAAAATACCAT ATGTGGTGGCACGCCGACGATCGCAACTacagccttctcctccaagGCCTCGCAACATCCGACAACATCGCTGGCCCCTACAAATTCCAACACGCCGTATCCCCCCTCGGAAACTGGTCCCAAGACTTTGGCGCCTTCACCGACTACAAGACCGGAAAGTCCTACGCTCTCTACTCCAACGGCGACAAAGTCGAAGGTCGCGATGTCTATGTCAGCGAGTTTAACAAGAACCTCACGGATGTGGAAAAGGTCACGTTTCGGTTTAATAAGTACGATTTCGAGGCGCCGACTATTATTCAGACGGAGAAGAGCTACTGGACTTTTATGAGTCATAAGACTGGTTATCGACCTAATA ATGTTGTGGCTATGAGGGCTGATAAACTTGAGGGTCCTTGGTCGCAGCCTTTCTTTGTTGCGCCGGCTTACACGAGGACGTTTAGTACGCAGAGTGGGTTCTCGTGGAGGATCAAGGGGACTAAGAAGACGACGTATCTTTACATGGCTGACCAG TGGGATCTGCCGTCGATTTGGGAGAGTCGCAATGTCTGGCTTCCTATTGAGATCGATGAGGAGAACAAAAGTCTCAAGATCGTTTGGCACGATGTTTACGATTTAAATGT TAAAACTGGTGAATGGAAACCTATCAAGGGAAAGACTTATCCCTCCAAGAACGCCAAGTTTGCTGGGAACGCTCACCTCCAAGAAGCT ACCTTTGGAACGGACCATGTCATCGCGACTGGCATCTACGGCAACGACAGCACCGCCACATTCACAGTCGAGGGACAAGGCGGTGACCAATGGGTATCATTCTACCACCAAA ATATCGATGACATGGGCTTTGGAGACCAGCCAATGGGTCAACCTGATCGCATCAACGGAACATGGGCAGTCCGACGAATCAGCAGTGTCGTTGTGAACGGCGACAAGGAAAAGGTGCATACTCTGTGGCAGAAGGATACTCATAAGGGAATTATTCTGTCAGCGCctttgctgctgccgctTAAGAAGGGGAAGAACACTATTACTGTTGGGGGTTTGGATAATGGGAAGGATGTTAAGGGTGCGGATTTGGATAGGATTGTGGTTTATCctcccgagaagaagaagggaaagcgTAGCTTCTTGGGCATCTTTTAG
- a CDS encoding hypothetical protein (CAZy:GT2_Glyco_tranf_2) has translation MPLFPWPTALPSKDHIPSRILPSILLIVPLLTSLTSIWLFLNDIWTQVFCTLFILRYHRLLGHVVGSWMYRPAEVKQDPSFSRNDVTVILPTIDPHGPDFRECVESILANNPACMLVVTVGAVLREECMTVLRKLSIDAPHIEISVSALPEPSKRRQITHAMPSVTTPVTIFADDHVFWPRNFIPSVLAPFEDQSVGMVATKKRVRRTTPGVWTWLSIVNFIACNYLQRHNWELRASNAIDGGVFVISGRTAAYRTEFLNNTDLLQRFCNEKLCFGLFGGQGLGPDDDNFLTREGMKKKWLVKFQDTEDATIETTLGESPKFKDQLLRWARTTFRSNPVMLRDPDFISRYTWSCFMVYWAGLINFAILWDAALITTFALAEDFNAGGLVIFLVFMFWTKIIKIIPHFLQYPSDFPLVICQVVFGYVHSFIKLWALVTFWDCGWSGRNLSEVNPEHVGLDTSFYQV, from the coding sequence ATGCCACTCTTTCCATGGCCAACCGCCCTTCCTTCAAAGGACCACATCCCCTCTCGCATCCTTCCATCTATCCTACTTATAGTTCCACTGCTCACAAGTCTAACCTCCATCTGGCTCTTCCTCAATGATATCTGGACACAAGTATTCTGCACGCTCTTCATTCTGAGGTATCACCGGCTATTAGGCCATGTTGTTGGGTCGTGGATGTATCGTCCTGCAGAGGTAAAGCAGGATCCTTCGTTCTCGAGGAATGATGTTACTGTTATTCTTCCAACTATTGATCCTCATGGTCCTGACTTTCGGGAGTGTGTGGAGAGTATCCTTGCGAATAACCCTGCTTGTATGTTGGTTGTTACGGTTGGTGCTGTTCTGAGAGAGGAATGCATGACTGTTCTGCGAAAACTAAGCATTGATGCGCCTCATATTGAGATCTCTGTTTCAGCGCTTCCGGAGCCGAGTAAGAGAAGACAGATCACTCATGCTATGCCAAGTGTCACTACGCCTGTTACAATTTTCGCAGACGATCATGTCTTCTGGCCAAGAAACTTTATCCCCTCTGTTCTTGCGCCCTTCGAAGACCAGAGTGTCGGTATGGTAGCCACTAAAAAACGAGTTCGTCGCACAACACCAGGAGTCTGGACATGGCTTTCCATCGTCAACTTTATCGCATGCAACTACCTGCAGCGTCACAACTGGGAACTCCGTGCATCAAACGCCATCGACGGTGGAGTGTTCGTCATCTCAGGCAGAACAGCGGCGTACCGCACTGAATTCCTCAACAACACTGACCTTCTCCAGCGCTTCTGCAATGAAAAGCTCTGCTTTGGACTTTTCGGTGGTCAGGGCTTGGGACCCGATGATGATAACTTTTTGACGAGAGAgggcatgaagaagaagtggctTGTCAAGTTTCAGGACACAGAGGATGCGACTATTGAGACGACGCTTGGTGAGTCgcccaagttcaaggatcaGTTGCTTCGCTGGGCACGTACGACTTTTCGAAGTAATCCAGTCATGCTTCGTGATCCGGATTTCATCTCCCGGTATACATGGAGTTGCTTCATGGTGTACTGGGCCGGTCTTATAAACTTTGCTATACTCTGGGATGCAGCGCTCATCACGACGTTTGCCCTTGCTGAAGACTTCAATGCCGGTGGATTGGTGATCTTCTTAGTGTTCATGTTCTGGACAAAAATTATCAAGATCATCCCTCACTTTCTCCAGTATCCTTCTGATTTTCCGCTTGTTATTTGTCAAGTTGTGTTTGGGTATGTCCATAGCTTCATTAAGCTTTGGGCGCTGGTCACGTTCTGGGATTGTGGTTGGTCCGGTAGAAATCTGAGCGAGGTTAACCCTGAGCATGTTGGGCTTGATACGTCGTTTTATCAGGTCTAG